The Rhododendron vialii isolate Sample 1 chromosome 1a, ASM3025357v1 region CCTCTCAGCCTATGCTTCGCAACACTCAGAGGAGATGACTTATTGTTGCATCAGTTGTTGAAACGAGGATTGGATCCAAACGAGTCGGACAACAACGGGAGGACTGCACTGGTGCACACGCTCTTtccaaattttccaaattttttgtttctgttcCCAAAAACGATTTTAACGTAGTTTCCCTATGTTTTGTGGAAAATCAGCACATAGCGGCATCTAAAGGAAGTGAGAATTGTGTGCTTCTTCTACTGGACTATGGAGCAGATCCGAATAGCAGAGGTATTTTCTTGACCTGTTTGAAATCAGCTTTAGCACTTATCAGCGTCTTTTCGGTCATTATAGCGATTGGATGTTTTTCGTCATCTTTTATGAACTTCTTTCAATTTGGTCtacatttttttactttcccgattcctctcttcgagacgaaaaaaataatgtaagaATTGGACCCAAATTTAAAAAGTCCGGGCGAAGTTTGTCCACACTCACCTGAAAAAGAGTTTGATGATCTGTTGCCCTTCTAAATTTTCCTTTGTTGTACTTCTTGTACTTTTTGAAATAACTTTCCTCTAGCTGTATGTGTTTCTTTAACAGTCTTTTGGATTTCACAATCTATCTTTTTCGCCCCAGGTAGGCCCATCATGTCACATGACAGCAATCTTATTGTTTTCATAGGCTTACTTAATACTTGGTTCATTGACTTATTTAACTTCACTTCATTCAAAATAGCATTTCAATCAAGTCTCATTCCCCCGATAATTATGTGGTGCTCCAGCAGCCTCTACCACCACACATTCACGTAGAGGTCCTGTACACATCCTACGTGAATGTGTGGTGGTAGAGGCCCCTGAAGCATCACGTGACAATGCTCAAGGTGCACTAAATAATTACTCTGACATAACTTCAGAACGGCCTCTACCTCCACACATTCACGTGCCTCCATGTGAATGCATGATGGTAGAGGCCCCTGaagcaccacgtggcggtgctctaggtgcactgaataatcactctgACATAACTTCAGAATCTACATATATTGTTTTGAGTATCTATATTGTATCCATATGTCAATTTGAGCATATCTATGCCCCCTCAATTATTGGAATAATACTTGTATATTTTGAGGCAATTATCCAATTGTGAAGTTCAATCTTATTTTATTACTCACATCAATTATTTTTGTCAAACAAAGTCATTGTGCCCCCTTGATACTTTACAAGAACAAAATTCTCAAGATAGATTTAAGTTATCCATGCATGTGGTGTTGACTTTCTTAAATGATAATTCCTACCAATTGGGTTAGACTTTTGATATCTAATCAAAGCATTTGGTGGCAAACAGTGTGCATGTGGCTTTCCATTGTTAGACATGAGCACTTAATTATTGTAGTTCACCTTATCCTATCTCATGGTCATATACTCTCGTTTATGCTTTCAGCATTGtagttttgcattttttcctctctttttaaCCAAGTTCATTTTTCATAGGTTCGTTTTTATACGTGTTTGTTATCTATTTTCCTGAGCTGTAGACCTTGCTCTATAGGCGAAAATTTCCCCTTCACATTTGGCTctaatgaagaattgtaaatcTATGCAAGGATTTTGAGACAGTATATTTTGTCcgtttgccttttctttttgaaaagaatcTAGGAAGATCACTGAATCTCAAATCGAACTAAGTACGAAAATACGTATATATTACGGGAAATGCATAGCTTGTTTTCATGTAGTCATCGCTCTGTTTGAGTGTGAACTGTCTAGGAAGATCACTGAATCTCGAATCGAACTAAGTACGGAAATACGTATATATTACGGGAAATGCATAGCTTGTTTTCATGTAGTCATCGCTCTGTTTGAGTGTAAACTGTTTCtatgtgaaaagaaaattgtacTATCTTAAACTTGGAAATCGGAGTATTTAGAATAGAATATGTACCCTTTTAAAAACTACGATCAAATAAATTATTGGAGCATAAAATTATTTGGTTTATGTACTAATAGTGTTCAGATGTGAAGCCATAATTTTTTATACATGGGgtcaaaaactagaacaagagTTGTTTATGGCAAAATAAAAGCTATATTGTGGGGTCAAACTGACAAATATTGAGTATAAAAGATTAACAttctttgagaaatcaaaaagaCTGGCGTCAAGTGACCCCACTTGTCTCTGTCTCTGCCCTTGCCCGTGTTGTCAACCTTTCCCTCCGTCTTATGGTCGTGCACTCTCATTTAAGCTTTCTGCATTacatttttgaaacttttctGGTGGATTAATGGACCAAGCCCAAATTGCTAATAGTtaactatgattgacatttgtACAGATTTAGAAGGCAATGTCCCACTGTGGGAGGCCATAGTGGCTAACCACGAACCAGTTGTCAAGCTACTGAAAGACAATGGTGCCACCATTTCTCACGGCGACGTGGGCCAATTTGCGTGCACTGCGGCAGAGCAAAACAACTTGGACTTGCTCAAGAAAATCGTTACTCATGGTGGCAACGTAACTCTCCCGAGAAGCAACGGAACCACCGCCCTTCACGTGGCGGTTTGCGAAGGCAACACGGAAATAGTCAAGTTCCTTTTGGACCATGGATCTGACATGGACAAACTGGATGGCAACGGGTGGACCCCGAGGGAGCTAGCCGAGCAACAAGGACATGATGAGATAAAAACCCTTTTCCAATCCATCGAATCGGTCAAGGCTGTACCAGGACTGAACATTTCAGTCCcaatacaacaaaaacatgagACTCGGTTCCTAGGGAGATTTACAAGCGAACCAACGATCCGACCCGTTTCCCAGGATGGCATGGAAGGATCGTGGGGTCAAtttcaatctcaatctcaatcccaatcccaatcccgTTCCCGTCCCAGGCGTAGATCAAGTAACTTCCACAATTCCTTGTTTGGGATCATGTCGGTGGCACACGGAGGGAATAACGATTTAATCTTGTCTAtgagtccaaaaccaaaaaagggtGTTAAGCTGAGTAGAGATTACCCGCCGAGAGTGACGGTGAGTTGGCCCGAAAAGGGAGATGTGAAAGGAAAGCTTGTGTTGCTTCCACGGAGTTTTGAAGAGCTATTGGACGTTGGTGCTAAGAAATTCGGATCGTTGCCTAGCAAGGTTCTGACGAAGGATGGAGCTGAGGTTGATGATATAGAGCTGATTAGAGATGGTGATCATCTTGTATTTTGTTGCGATGGTGGTCAGGTGGGAGAAACCAATCGCCCAAATGGCGAAGTGGCACATTGATTTGTTGTCTTTACCATTTTTTGTGCTAATTGCGTGGTCGGATTGCTGATTGACTGATTCAATGTATAAATGTTTGTTTCATCTGGCTCAGAGATGGTGATATGCACCAGTTGACTGAAATTTTTGGAGTTCAATGATCAACAATTTAGGTCCCTTAACGAAGGATTGAAGAGAATGATCATTTCAGCTTAAGTTCATTTCTTAAAACATTTTCTGGGCTCATCACAACAATGAATATAACACAGCAAATATTTCATATTCCGATTTCAGGTAATCTTTCTAGGACATTTAGTTCATTAATTACTTTGAGCTGGCTACAGGGTATTTTGTATAATTTGTGATAATTTCTAGTTAAGCTAATTCCAAACGGCCCCATGGACCGCTATCAATGTGTGGAAGAGACATGCCCCAGTGACCCTGAATGAGTTTTTCAAACGTTAGTTGTCTTTTGTACCTCGTGTGAAACAGGTTTGCTTCAAGGATTCATCGGAGTTCGCCTTCCGGAGACAGTTCTCTCTCTTTACTTTCTCAAACCCTCCGAGAAAAAATTCATACGAAACAGCTTAGTCGTCGACAAATTGCACTTTCCGGAGACGGTTCTCTCTCTTTACTTTCTCAAACCCTCCGAGAAAAAATTCATACGAAACAGCTTAGTCGTCAACAAATTGCACTTTTTAATATAAGCTGTCGTGTTGGATGTCAGTAGAAACTGTAAAGCCCTATCGGAGCCACATTCATTTCACTACGAAAAAACTAAGCCATCACCCTGTTGCTAAACCGAAGAGTACAAATTAACCAAAGGGAAGACACAGAGAACTCTCAAAAGATATGGGAGAATATTGAACATATTGTTATTACCTCTGTAACCAGATTTTGTTGAGTTTAATTGATAAAGACATTGTTCACATTCTTCGGTAAATAAAAGACGAAATTGAAAACATCCTTTCTCGTTCCACAAAGTATGATTGCgaaacaaaattatattatCTCCATTTACATATACACCAGTGGTGAGAAGTTGGACGTCTATAACCTCTTCAGTCTTCAGCCCTCTCATTACAGAAGCTTAAGCATTTTCAGACGTTCTTCATGTACTGGATCCAGCTTTGGAGGGCTGTAACAACCATGTAGATCCTCCACAATGTACTCCTGCGAGGTTTTAAAATGGTAAGGAACATAATGGGACTGTCGTGGTAACGAGAATCAATGATTCGGAAGAGAAGAAGATAAATTGATCATGAATGGATCAGGTGAAGACCTAATAATTACTGAACTAAACTGCAATAGTAAACTAGGTTATAACAAATACGACTATACAAGGCTGCTAGGTGGGAATGCCGGACACAACCCATTAACATCACACGGAGGGAGTGAGAGGGTTTGGGTCGACCGTTAACACGACACGGAGGGAGTTAAGAGGGTTTGGGTCGACCACTTTATGAAACTTTTTGAAACGAACATGAATATGACACGACCCGCCAACATGCAAATTAAACGAGACGAATGCGGATTAGGCTCGATAAGGACACAGATAAACTTTGCGTGTCGACCCGTTAACCTAAAAAAACGCCACTCGAATACGACACGATACCTACGATGCCAACTCATAGCCCACACTTGTGTTTCCGTAGTTATGATAGAATTTCCAAATTAGTAgaagatttgtttttttcaaaggAAGGGTAGTGACTACCCTCAAAGCTCTCTTCTCAAACGTTCTTCTCTCTCTGCACTCTACGGtcccctttttattttattgccTGACTCTTTCTTCTCCCCCATTCAGTCCATCTCTTCCATGTGGCCATTGGCCGGAGGAGAGCACCGGAAGTTGAAGGAGTTGAGGTCGCCAAAATGGGTGTTGTGACTATTACCAAACCTGAACCCAACCTCTCCATGCACGACCGAATTCAACCATGACAGCAGCCACCGATGTTTCAATCGAGCACCGCCACCATACCCATCACTCAATTTATAATGGACTGTGTTCTAATTATTTCATACTCCCTATCTGCTCCCGTTCCCTTCCTGGAATTCGAACAAGAATATTCTTGTTCGAATTCCGGATATGAACGGCCCGTTGAATTGTGGTGACTGTTTTTTGTAGTGAGAAAATATCGAGAAGGAGAAAGGGCTCTAAAGGGAGGGGGGGGAGGCTGAACGGTACGATGGTCAGTGCACAAACCATGTCATGGCATTATCATTAACCAATCATACTTGGTCAACTTGTAAAGTAAAATATTGATGTAAGTATGGAAAGTCAAGACATGCAAATTATTGTACAAACCATTATAGAATTTTTTCCAAGATCAAAGCCAACTGAACATTTAATTTCCTAATCACTGTGTTTTCTAGTTTCTACgctaaaaaaacccaaaattaattaaattcgTTTAGGCTAGtgcttagttgcaggaaccttcaactatgcccacgtttcttcgacggaaacgcatttccgcgttcccgtcgaaggaaactccaagaaacccgtcccaatgacgacgggaactcgttccttacctatacgggaacttacacccaaaaagCGGTTGAGAGACTTATgattcaagttgcaattggtacctttaaagttgttttgatatCGTTAGTGAGCACATTtgatattaaccttctagagtcatattaatgcccttaacttttacgcctacttaatatgcacaagagctctattgtgtaatcatgtgctacaataaaaatgttgaaatataactagaaacttataattttaatagtaatattttatgtggtagaataatatttttatattgacattcaacaatataaaattccaaaatatatttataattttaataatttttcctaaccgctcccaatggcgc contains the following coding sequences:
- the LOC131301370 gene encoding potassium channel AKT1 isoform X2 gives rise to the protein MLRLWRLRRVSALFSRMEKDRNFNYFWVRCAKLICVTLFAVHCAGCFYYLLAARYHDPSRTWIGASMNDFVHQSLWIRYVTSIYWSITTLTTVGYGDLHAQNTREMVFDIFYMLFNLGLTAYLIGNMTNLVVHGTSKTREFRDTIQAASNFAQRNRLPVRLQDQMLAHLSLKFRTDSEGLQQKETLDTLPKAIRSSISHFLFYSLVDKAYLFSGVSNDLLFQLVSEMKAEYFPPKEDVILQNEAPTDFYILVTGAVDLLIFKNGVEQVVGEAKTGDLCGEIGVLCYRPQLFTVRTKRLSQLLRMNRATFLNIVQANVGDGNIIMNNLLQHLKEMKDPIMDGVLLETENMLARGRMDLPLSLCFATLRGDDLLLHQLLKRGLDPNESDNNGRTALHIAASKGSENCVLLLLDYGADPNSRDLEGNVPLWEAIVANHEPVVKLLKDNGATISHGDVGQFACTAAEQNNLDLLKKIVTHGGNVTLPRSNGTTALHVAVCEGNTEIVKFLLDHGSDMDKLDGNGWTPRELAEQQGHDEIKTLFQSIESVKAVPGLNISVPIQQKHETRFLGRFTSEPTIRPVSQDGMEGSWGQFQSQSQSQSQSRSRPRRRSSNFHNSLFGIMSVAHGGNNDLILSMSPKPKKGVKLSRDYPPRVTVSWPEKGDVKGKLVLLPRSFEELLDVGAKKFGSLPSKVLTKDGAEVDDIELIRDGDHLVFCCDGGQVGETNRPNGEVAH